GggctgcctcagtttcccccggCTGGGATATCCCCCACCCCTCACCCCAGGGGCCGGCGGTGTCGGCGCGTGCCGTAAGTTTCCGTCCTCTGTCGCTCCGCGCAGGGTTCAACGTGGAGACGGTGGAGTACAAGAACATCAGCTTCACCGTGTGGGACGTGGGTGGGCAGGATAAGATCCGGCCCCTCTGGCGGCATTACTTCCAAAACACCCAGGGTAGGTCCCCGCGGGGCCGTGGGCACGGGGCCGTGGGCACGGGGCCGTGGGGGGGCACGCAGAAAGCGGGGGCGTCCCGGGAATGGCCGCGTCCTGCGCTCCCAGCACCGCCGGGGTGTCTTCGTCTCGCCCCCCAGGGCTGATCTTCGTGGTGGACAGCAATGACCGGGAGCGGGTGAACGAGGCGCGGGAGGAGCTGATGCGGATGCTGGCGGAGGAC
The window above is part of the Oxyura jamaicensis isolate SHBP4307 breed ruddy duck chromosome 33 unlocalized genomic scaffold, BPBGC_Ojam_1.0 oxy33_random_OJ66468, whole genome shotgun sequence genome. Proteins encoded here:
- the LOC118158586 gene encoding ADP-ribosylation factor 3-like; the protein is PGWDIPHPSPQGPAVSARAVSFRPLSLRAGFNVETVEYKNISFTVWDVGGQDKIRPLWRHYFQNTQGLIFVVDSNDRERVNEAREELMRMLAEDELRDAVLLVFANKQDLPNAMNAAEITDKLGLHSLRHRNWYIQATCATSGDGLYEGLDWLANQLKNKK